The stretch of DNA acCAACTACAGTGCAGGTCAATCTAAAATGTTAATacacaacaataaataaataaaaattattataataatacaaaaaataagtGATGTCCCATCTCACTGTTTTATCTGTTAAAGTGggaataataaacaaacaaacaacttcaTTCAGTTCAATTCCCTTTTCAATTAGTCAAAAGCTTTCCCATTCAGAGTCTGTTGATGATCAACTGTGCAGCAGGAACCACAGtatcccagacactgttcagagaggtgtactgttcaCCTTCACCATAAATCTCACGTTCAAGTTCTCAATAGGGTTTAGATGTTTAGGTCTTTACTGGCTAGCCATGCAGTGGAGTACTTGCATGgggtacttaaataaaacgtcTTCTAAAAGTGGCAGTAGGTTTGGGAGTTGAGTTTAAGTCCATCTTCAACCTTAAAAAGTTTGAACTAGCGCGTCTTAAATGATACCAGCctataccagtaccccacctccaccttgctggcgaaGTGGATCTCTGTGCACATCAATGATCCAGCCACAGGCCCATCCACCTGGTCCATCAAAAGTCACTCTCATCTCAAATCTTTAAAACCTTTCAAACGTCTTCACATATTTCTTGGagatttttatttactttttgatttttaaagtcagttaaaTCTCTTTTTGGCCTTATCCTTATCTGAGGAAAAGAACATGCCTAATAATTATGCACATCTTGATACAcatctctgttttgattggctgcccgGTTTTGTATCTAGGTCTATGACTTCAATACAAGTGGGCAGAACTAAACTGCTAAAGGCTTAGGTCACAAAAAtgattgactttttttgcaaaATGGTCTTCATTTCAATTTAGGaaatttagcagatgctctcatccacttacaaaagtgattccctgtttactcagaaaatacccttaaaatacctccaagcttagatgCTACCAAATACAAAGGTCAGCATGGAAACCACAATACATAACATACACCAAGAGATGGCAGGTCAAGCCGAACCATTCTTGGAGCTCTTCCATGACCCCGGCTGTTTCATGTAACAGCTTTTTGTGATGATGCTTTTAGAGGCGTTAAACTCTCTGGACATCAGGTTTCCATCACCACTGTTTGTCTGGAATGTTGCATTTCACATCAAGCCCTCAGAAGCACTGAGAATACTTAATAAACGGGTTAAATCATCCTGTGAGCTATAAAGCTATCCTCCAGCGATGTTGATTAAAGAAGCTGTACTGAATTCTGACCTCCACCATGACTGCTGCATTGTCATTCCTCAGCACACCAATCAGCCCCTCTTTAGCTTTCCTGCCCTCCAGCTTGCTCGCTTTGCTCCATCCCTCCTTCTGAGCCTGTTCGTGCAGCCAGGTTTCCGCCTGCAATTGAGTGGCAAATGAAATATCTccaatatatcaaataaaaaaaaaaacatctcattACTCGACGAAGCTCTTTACGCACCTGTGAAATGTCGTTGCTGAACTTCTCCAGCGCCTTCTTGCAGTTGATGAACGTGTAGCCGGTCGCTTTGCGCAGCTTTAACAGCAGCGCTTTGTCCGCCCCGCTGTTCAAATACCGAACATGATTCTGAAAGGTGACCTGAGAGGAACACAGAGCGACATTTAATGCAGTTTTATTCTCTAAAGATAATAACAGAACAGCGAGTAAAATGTAGTGCAGAGAGGCAATGTCAGCCAGCGCGCGCGCGGCCAGCCTTCTTCCCACTTCAGCCTGGGAGCTCAATGGCGGCGTATAACAACAAGAACACTTTGCGTTAAATAGCACTCCTACCTTAAAGAGTTCTGCTCGGATAGACCTAAATAAAGTCGACACAGCCATCTCTGCTACCGGAATGTCATTGAAGCACGCCGATTACGGCAAGCCGAAAGGACACCGGCCTTACTCTGCAGTGAGCGTGTGTGTACAGATACAGCTCCAGACTACAGAGCACCACCTACAGCACAGGAGCGCACCTACCGTGTACCTACAAGGCTGTGTCCCGTCTCTACTGCAGTAGTCTACTCGAAACAGGGGGTTAAGAAACACTATATTATTAGTGTACTCATCAACAGTTTTACTAACTTACTTTTTAAATTAGTGCCTGTCACAGCCAGAGTTGAGTGTTATAGCAATGGGAGATCCCATCACTTATAATACCAAGCTTTTATCTTGATACTGAAGCTTTCAAAAGCCTCCCAGAGGaggtaaaaaaaagtatttctaATTTCTTAAAAATGCATTGAATGGAAAACAACTTTAATATAATTCTaactctaacactaaccctagcttTAACATGTCTGTGTCTGAAAAGTTGTTTCTAGAAGTCAATACACAcagtccatctatccatcttttTTACCTGGGTCTGCTTCTTGCCGGTCAGGGTCACAGTGAGTTCAGAGTCTACCCACAATCATTGAGAACAAAGCTACCCCATGTAGCCAATTTGTACCTACTATGTGTTTTTGGAAGGTTAAAGGAAACACACAGATGCAGGGAGAACACACCAGCTGCTCACAGACAGAAACCAAAGAGGATGAGGATCAAATCCGCAAGCCCAGGCCCTTTGAGGTGTGCAGCAGGAACACTACCTGCTGTGCCATCATGCCGCCCCTACACACACAATTCAGAATATATTTAATGGAGGTGATGATTACAATAATatcactgctactattactattattactacaattaataataatgataataataataccactaccACCATCAAAACAATGCACTCATATAATTTCCTAGCCATAGCCATGTAACATTTATTTCAAGTTAAGTTCATGCTGAAATTGATGGAAAATCCCTTTCAAATGCCATTAGTCAGTTTATGGTGTTATTGCAGGAGCAGTAAAAGtgataaacacagacagactgcTAGTATAGTAAAACACATTGGAATTGGCCCACCATGTTGTTCCTTCTCTGTGTTGACTGTTATGAAAAACTGTTGAGAGTTATCTGCACAGGCCGCCCTCTCTTTGTTCAGCACTATAAGATCAAAAAAGCTTTCTATTCCAGTCTCAGTGGGAAGAGCACCAGGTGGCTTTCTTCGACCTTCTGCATGAACTACAGGAGCCCTTTTTAAAAGCACACCCTGCTTGAATCTTGTGTGCTTGCCTGTAGAGAGTAATCTTTACAGCAGGTTAAaccatgtgaaactgactgtCTGAGGGGAAGAAAGCAGAGCTGGAGAGAAAtgcaagtaaaaaaaagtgataTGAAAGTCTATCACAATAGAATTGCCTATAATTCGCTTTCTTCGAGTCTCACTTTCTTCCTGGCTACACATAAGCACATGTTGGAGATACTGCAGGCCCTTCTGCTCCACATGGACTGCTGAACTTTCAGAGCTGCTGTTGCGATTGGATGGTAACACATTTAGGAGGAGTCTCTAAGGTGTGAAGGGTAATCCAGGCTGGTATAAAGACTGGACACTGGATTTTTAGCGTGTGCTTCTCAGTCACCGTCTGCCTGTGATGAAGAAGATGAGGATCACCGTGCTTCTCACGTTCACACTCACCCTGATCTCTCAGGGTTACAGCAGTGAGTTCAGAAATATTTCTGTCTACCAGATAGCGTGAGTGACATTGCTTATTCAGACTACTGTAACCTTTGTTggtattttttgtattattattattattattattattattattattattattattattgtagtttTTTATCCAATACACTGTAAGAGCATCTATGTGGGCACACACTTCTATTTGTATGACTCATTAATAAtaactttaatttaaaaaaactgcaTAAAGAAAAGCACTGAACAAGAAAACATAATAGACAATAATATAGTAGATCTATGAGTAATATAATGAGGGGGAAAGTATTGTAATACTTGTATAAGTATTGTATAAGTATAAGTTcagcaaaaaataaatttaattaaaataatgataaataaaataataataataataatatttcatataaaataattaaataaataaaattaaatgtcataaaataaattattactgAAATGTAATATTATAACTTTAACTTGATTATATTTTCCAGAGAGAAAACATTCAACCAAAAAATAGTGAACTTTTTCATTTAACTTGACTATGTTTTAATGTAGAATGTAGATGTTTTATTATTGCTATAATAACTATATGTTTGGCTCTGTACTCTTCCACTGCACACTATTATATTTGACTGATAAGTTTAAACAGTATTTTCTGTAGTTTTTACTTCCACTGAAGATCAGTGACTTTATCAGCTGCTCAAGGACAAGGGATGTTGAGATAACATACACTGCTGAAGGCATTAGTTTTACAAAATGGCAGTTAAATTCTTaatccattttatttattttttttgacagcAGAACCTAGTTAAGTACCCTAAAGCTGAGTACCAGCCTATACCAATATTAGATTTCATAGATACTACAGCCATTTCATTTAACATACTTTAATATTATGTGTATTAAATTCATATATATTGTTCCTGGCCTGCAAAAAACCTTTCAccattttttgacatttttcacttttgacatgagttgaatctggcagtttgtAACATTGTGTCAGACTTTCATGATAAACAGACcgaaaaacaaaaagattcaaaatgacttggagttaaatcttttcacattgtcttccattgaaagttgttttcctttttctgtaaagttCCATTTTGGAGTTTTTGTGTAACAGCAATCACATACATGCAAACCTAAATGTTTTAGCCTACAAAAATCACCACTATACAGGACCGTGCATCTAGCGGGGAAATGAATAGCCATGTGAAATTACTGATGATTGGtcatatggaaaaaaaataccCAAGTGGTCAAGGAGTGATTTTTGTGAGAGTGCAGAAAGAAAGCTTGAATATACTCATTTTGAGGTTTATCATAAAATTTGTTATCGGTTATCAGCATGGCCCTGATGCCAACTTTATATTGGGTGAGAGTATTAAGGTCATTGGTGTCCACCTGCTGGATTTCACACACTGTCCCACCCAGATTTTTCCACAAAGCAGTGACATCACTGTCTTACTGTCATGCTTGAAAAACAATCAAGACCCCCCAAAAAAGTGATTTTGCGTCCAAGTCTCACAGGGTTTGCCAATAACTCCAAATGGCACTGTTACATTAGCCTTATGACAACAGTCTAGTAACACTACAGTTAATTTACTTTAGTATCTGTAAAAATTATTTAATGAAAGATACTGCACAAGTATACAGAAGTACTGCAGTATTTTTGGTCATACATCATTTTGGAGAGCTAACACAGATTATCCACAGATGCTCAAACTGAAACTATTCTCAAAAGCTAATGTTATTGTTTAATGTTAGGGATTAGTTCTAGGAATTAGAttgaagttagggttaggattaatatcttcttttttatttttttttggagtagATTAAACCTACAAAATCCTAAACACATTCTGTAGTGAGATAATACCTGACATGGGTCATGTGTCACTAAGGACACAGGTTCTGTACTGTATTCACACTAGTTGCGCTCCACTTCTCACTGTCACTAGTTTCTGCCATAATATTTAAAACTCAAGCTCAGGCCAGGAAACTCTTCCGCACTTGGATCTTTTGCAACAGTCTTGTTCTCCTGCACAAACGTTTCCACCATAGGAAACGACAGAGTAGATGTCAGCTCAATACAGAACATATAcaggggcactgccagggattttgggccccatgtaAAGATATCAGACTTGGCCCCACATCTCTaataattctgccaaaatactcaattaatatatttttaaggtccctgtcagtcacaggccttcAGAATCGCCACCATATGGTGCACCTTAGTGTATGGCAAGGAACAAATGTCTCCCATAGTGATAAAACTTTACTGCATAGACTTAAGAGGTCAGTTTCTCTCTTGAAGGTAAAGTATTTTAATCTAATATTTACTATTAAATGTCAACAGATCCTTCAAAGATAGCACATCACAAATGATTTTTCTAAGTGTTAATGCTTAGTTAATGCaagtaaataaaaaggtctAGTTTCCTCCCTGAATGCACCTTAAAGCAATATAATGAATGTTTTTGAATAGGATTAAGCAAAATCCAGAGTCCTTAAGCAAGGTGCTAATGTTCCTTAGCTGAATTGCTTAatgtacttactgaataataagccttcaGACTGACAACTGAATAATGAGCCTGTAGTTTAATGGGTTAAACTCTGTGTCCTTGATTTCTGTCCcaatctgtgtgtgtcttttcaGACCCTGCAGGGATCAGTAGTCGAGTGTCAGACTCTGAGATCCGGACTGTTTCTGAGGCTCTGTACGTTCTGGACTCAAACAAAGCCTCCGCCTTTGAAGTTGTCATCAACCCTCAGACCCTCATATCTGACTCTGAGACCAGCGCAAAACAAGACCTTGCACCACTGCCGtaagagtacacacacactgaatgaatgaaaagaatTTAGTTTTGAGTCTGAAGTTGCACTGGGAGGCTACAAAGCCAACTTTGTTATCTTTGTTGGATGTTTTCTCCAGGATTCGGAAACACACCATGATTATTACAGCTGCCAAATTACCCCATTCAACTGCTTAGGAAAAGTGTTCAATTTAAACACTAGATGAAATCATGAAAACATGGATGTTTTTTCAGTCACTTTTGATGAGTTTTGTATCATTTTGTTCGATGCTATTTTCTCATTCTGCCTTTATCCTTCTGTTTCTTTGTCCTCCAGTTTGTTTAGTCGTGTGAATGAAGACTCCCTGTTCTCTAAGCCAACCTACAAAGCCTTCATTGCTTTGTTGGATAACTATGAGAGGAACACAGGGGTGTCAGAGATTGTGAGCTCAGTGGAGGTACAGGAGCAGGAGAACTTCCTTGAAGAAACCATGAAGAACACAGAGTTGGGAAGGGAGCTGTACTCCTTCCTCTACACTAAAGGTTTTTAAACTCCTtgatagttttttgtttttgcaagaATCTGATGTATTATGCAAATATATGAAAACTaagcagctaaaaaaaaaccaaacaaacacacaaagcccAGCACAGGGCAGCCAGCAAAAACAACAGtaatttacatatttcagtCTTAACAGTAATGAAAATGTCATTTGAAAATAAATCATGACATAGACAACACACAATACCCCTTGGTGGAACCTTGGTGAATGTTGCAAGAAAATTGTAGGATAAAAATGGCCTTTATAACTGAATGAAACTGTATGGGGACCTCCTTTCTCTAGTTTCTCCCTCTCAGAACTCCAATAACAGCTAGCTGTTagcttttattcatttaatttgttattattatttgcacAAGACGGTATAGTAAACAAGTGAAAAGAGAACAAACAAGGGAGAATGTGCATGGCAAGTAAAAAAGCCTAAGATGATGTGGTAGATAGTTCCAAATTGAAGGTCTTTGATGAGAAAGTGTAAACAGTCTACTTGACATCCTAAAGACAGCAGCATGTGAAGTACTGATGAACAGCCAGAAAGAAGATTGTGagtaaatgagaaaataaactGACATTTGAAAGTGGTTAATTTCCTACACACTTCACTGGTTTAGAAAAAGTAGACAGAAGTTGCACAATAATTAGCTGATTAACTATTCTAACAAAACTTCTGAAGAGAAACATAGAAACACCTGATGCTTCTTTTGTAAGCACTAATCCACATAATGTCACAATAGAAGAGGAAGGATAAATCAAAGTATAATACAAGTTAAGAGTTAAGACTTTTTGTGGCAAAATACATTCTATTCTTCTGATGAGaccaatattttaaaatattttattagacAACAATTAAATAGGTTTCCATCCACCCACTTGTCATAAATAAGCCAATACATCAATAAatgtagtaatatatatatataaaggaatAATTTGTTTGATAAAAATGGTCtcttaaaatatgtatattaaaaacaacaataaggGTCCCAGTACTGACCCTTGATGAATTCCACAATTTCCATTCTTTAGACTGGAGCAAGAGCTTTGCCAAAAACACACTGTTGTCTATGTGACAGTAATATGTTAACTATTCTAACACCACATTTTGAAAACCATAGTATTGTAACTTTTGTAGCAGGATGTTGTGACTGACCTTGTAAAATGCTTTGGACAAGTATTGCATTATAAGCATTATCTGtacatggctgtgtgtgtttatgtatgtgctGTTTTGTATATCAGGGTATTACAGCTCTTGGCAGGAATTTCTGGAAGATCTAAAGATGATGTGGTTTGGCCTTTACTCACGCAGCAGTGGCAAGTTGGACTCCAGTGGCTTTGAGCACATCTTTTTAGGTCAGTCCACACATAGTTTTGCTGTGAATGTCCTAATGTAAGTTTTTGTATTGCATTCTTCTACTAGAGCTTGCATGTTGTGAGcggtatctgtgtgtgtgttacttgaCATACAGGGGAGATCAAGAGCAGTAAAGTGTCTGGTTTCCATAACTGGGTGAGGTTTTACCTCTTAGAGAAGAATGGGCAGCTGAATTATTACAGCCACAGCTTTGACGGCCCTGTGAGTTTTCACCTGCACATACTGTTGTCAGAGTGCTCTTTTATTTCCACTTAAATTAGTTTAAAGCCTGAAATGGCAAGCCAGCAATTCAGTTATTATTCAAACTGACATAGTTTCCTCCTTTAACACAAATCTAGCCGATCACTGATGCCCAAAGTTTAGAGTTGTGCTGCAGCTACATGGCTTATTTAGCTGAAGAAATGCAATTTATTGATCTTTGTCAGTCACGTTTACTGTGTGTAACGCCACCGTAGTGCCATTTTAGAGGTACTGTTTGAATAAGCGGTTCAGTGAAAGCAGCAGAAATGCTTACTTTTGTAATCTTTAGTAGCATTGAAAGCAATTGAACTAAAGAAGCTGAAGCAAAGTGGGAGGATACcactaaagtaaagcagaaAGTGCACTGCATGACATTTTACAGTCCTAACAAGGCCGGATTAATCCATTCCTGCTACCTGCATGGCCAATGTAAACTTTAGAGGATAGAAAATCAACACTACACACAGCTAAATTACTGTTACCTATAAACGAAAGAGACTAAAAACTATGGTAATCCGAGTTGAATACAGAGCTGCATCGACACAGAATACTTTCAAAATGGTGACTAAAAAACTTTTACTGGTCAGTGAACAATAGTCAGCATCATGCTAATTAATCACAAACGCTTCCACCTGTATACTGGTTCTTTCTTTTCCCTGCCTATCAGTGGTTATCTTATCCTGATGTCCTGGGGATGCAGTTTATGTGGGACGGTTACTATAAGCAGGTCGGCTCCTCCATCATCGGCTGCAGCCCAGAGTTTGACCTGGCTGTCTACACACTCTGTTACATTACTCGCCCTGGCAAACTGTAAGTCACCACAGGCACCTGTGCCTCCTTGCCTGTACCATATACCACACACTCATTTGTCCATGTTTTCAGTTGTGTAATCATGTGTAGAATTACAGCATTGTGATCTGTATTTCCAGATGTCGCCTGAGTTTAGGAGGAAAGCAGCTGAATATACAGACCTACACCTGGGATAAGACTACTTACGGGGATGGAAAGAAATACATTGCATCTGCCTATCCTGCCACATCATGATCAAATCCAGCATACGAGTCCTTTTCTTAATTACTAAAGCATTATTAATGCCAATTATTAATTCTACTTCAagtatacattaaataaaacttAACTAAAGCAAAAATATCTTGTTTTTTGTAGAGTGTAAATTATGTTCTCTTAGATTACTAACACCTTTCTAATTTTATCAACGCTTAATGCTGTTCTCTCACAATGAAACAGCACCAAAATtcataacaataaataaatacaaggaATTCATCTAGTTTTCCATGAACACTGAGGAGAGATCTGAGGGAAAGAAAACCTGGCCCAAAAGACAACAGCTACACACGAATATCATAAACCATAGCATACAGTAAACCTGTTCATGCTGTTCATTAGTGTATTAGAATATAGCTAGTCATAAGCAAAGGACCATAGCCACAAATGTAACCCTTTTGAACATTTTATTCAGATAAAACACATTGTTAGAAAATAGCAAAAAAGGTCCCTCTGTCCGGTTTCAATGACATTACGGCATGGAAAATAGTGAGGCAGGTTGTGTCAAGGTCAGAGGTCACAGTATTGGGTCAGCTGCACAGCGGAAGCCCAGGTTGGAGGCAGAGCTGTCAGGAGTGTTCTGGCTACGGGCAGCACACCGGTACCTGTAACAGTACGACTacaaagagaaggaaagagagagggggaagattgcaaaaataatatttttaacattcaaaaacacagattttatagCAACACAAAGCATTTAGAGATTACCTTGTGGCACATGTAAGAACCTCCTTTCTTCACTTTGTCTGTTCCCTTTTCTGGTCCCTTCTATAGACATACAAAATTACCAAATTACATGCCAAATGTTTTGGACAGAAATCCATTGAACCATTAAAAATAGCtcaacattattaaaaaaatacattaacttTCATCAAATGTTCCAAACATTTTCCTTTCTATTGAAAAGTTTCCATTTTATACTGTTGTGCATTGGTCTCATTGATGTCTTTGTGTAGGGTTTTTGTTTTGGTGTATTTGCCTCTTACCGGGTTGTGAGTTTGGTCCCTGGTGTGATGAACGTTCCACCAGTCTGTTGTCCACTCCCATGCATTTCCCACCATGTCATACAACCCAAAGCCGTTTGCTGGAAATGACATTACCTGTTCAAGACACCAGGTTAATTTAATTACATCAGTTTATTTATAAAGGGCAAGGACATTACTCCACTCTTAAAACACTCTCTCACTGGTGAGGTGTTCCAGTATCCGTCCTCCACTGTGTTGTGATTGGGGAAATCTCCCTGCCACAGGTTCGCATAGTGCTGCCCCCTTGGCATCAGCTTATTCCCCCATGGATACAACCTGGAAGGTGGGTGAGAGTGTTCAATATAATttaacatacaaacatacaaatTTAAAAGAAAATTCATTTACCTCCTCATTTCAATCATACCTGTCCTCCAGACCACCTCTGCAGGCGAACTCCCACTCAGCCTCTGTGGGCAGTCTGCGCTTAGCCCACTGACAGTAGGCCTGTGCATCAGCCCATGAAACATGTA from Salminus brasiliensis chromosome 7, fSalBra1.hap2, whole genome shotgun sequence encodes:
- the endou gene encoding uridylate-specific endoribonuclease A; translated protein: MKKMRITVLLTFTLTLISQGYSNPAGISSRVSDSEIRTVSEALYVLDSNKASAFEVVINPQTLISDSETSAKQDLAPLPLFSRVNEDSLFSKPTYKAFIALLDNYERNTGVSEIVSSVEVQEQENFLEETMKNTELGRELYSFLYTKGYYSSWQEFLEDLKMMWFGLYSRSSGKLDSSGFEHIFLGEIKSSKVSGFHNWVRFYLLEKNGQLNYYSHSFDGPWLSYPDVLGMQFMWDGYYKQVGSSIIGCSPEFDLAVYTLCYITRPGKLCRLSLGGKQLNIQTYTWDKTTYGDGKKYIASAYPATS